The genomic stretch GCGTCCTCCCCGGCGGCACGGATCTGTGCCACGCCGGCGGCCGAGTCCGCGGCGAACACCCTGTGCGCGGCGTCCAGAGCGGGGCCGTCTCCGTACGGGCCGGTCTGCGGCAGGTGGGTGGCCAACTCCACGCGAGAGGCGAGGCGTTGGCTGGCGAGGCTGTCTGCCCAGGTGGTCACCAGTTGGGCGGCCGGTCCGAACGTGTCGGGGCCGGGCAGGATCAGGTACAGGGCCAGGTACTGGTCGGAGTTCGGGTGGGCCGTGCCGCGGTGGCGCCGGAACCACCAGGACGGCGCCTTGGCGAACTGGCCGAGCAGATCAGGAAGGTGGCTGGTCAGGATCTCGTCGTACCGCTGGGGGTGCGCGAACAGTCGGGCATATAGAACGGTGGACTGGCTGGGCGCCCCAGGGGCGGCGGCAGAGGCATCTGGCAGGCGGGGCGGGTCGGCGGGGGTTGAGTTCGCCAGGGGGATCAGGAGCTGGTGGGGGCGGCCGATCCATGCCCAGTCCTGCGCAGTGGTGCTTTCGCGCAGTTCGACAACGCGGTTGCGGTCCACGCTGGCGCGCAGCAGCGCCCGGTGGATGTGCTGGTCGAGGTCGAGGGGCAGCTGCTGGCCGTCCTCGACCAGAGCAAGGTGATCGGGGACGCAGAGCCGTTCGCGCCATCGGGCCAGGGCCTTGTCCCAGTCGGCCATGGGGGCGGCCCGGCCGGGCAGTTCCTCGGCGGACAGCAGCCAACGGGCAGGCGCGAGGATCGTCCGCTTGTACCGCACGCGTGGCAGGTAGGGCAGGGTTGCGGCGACGCCGAAGGTGAACTGCCGGTAGGCGGCGCTGCGGGCGGTGGTGATCTCCGTCAGGAACCGGGCGAGCGGCGGTGTGTGGACGGACGCTTCCAGCGCGTGGGTGACGCGCGGCTCGATGTGCTGCCCCGTTGAGCTGCGTACCAGATAGAACCGGCGGGTATCGGCAGTGACGGCGAGGTCGTCGAGCGGGATCACGCCGGGGCCGGGCTCGTGGTGCTGGCCAAGTGGGATGGTGAAGGGCAGGACCTGCATGGTGCGGGCGATGTTCTCGTTGCGGCGCCGCCGGGGGGTGAACGACAGCTGTGCTGCGACGGCGCCGGGGCCGGCGGTCGCGTAAGAGTCGGTGAGCGCGGTCTGCGCGGACGGCGGGAGCAGGTGCGCGAACCGGCCGAACATGCTGCTGCCGGGGCGGGGGGCTCCGGTGACCAGCAGCCGGTAGTCGCCGCACTGCACGGCATCCAGAGTGGGTGCGTGGATCTCCACGGCGATCTCAGCACGGGGCAGGGGCAGCAGCGGTTCGGCGTAGTCGGCGGTCAGGTTGGCGATCGTCGCCCGGGTGAGGACCAGCTCACGGCTCCCATCGAGCATCGCCCCTTGGAGCAGGCGCAGGATCTTCTCGTCCCGATCGGTCACTTGATAGGGCGGGCGGGCGCGCTCGGAGCCCAGGAAGCCCGCGGGCAGGCCGAGGCCGCTGTCCGCGACCAAATCCAGTACGGGCACGAGGGCCTCGTTGCCGTACCGGTCGAGGAACCGCTGGTGGTAGTCGCGCCATTGCGGATACCCGTACGGATGGGGCGACAGCTGGTGCATGACCTGGGCGGCTTCGGCGGCTTCAGCCAGGAGGGCCTCGGGGATGTAGGCGGTGCAGGCCAGTGCGGCGTCCACTTGGAGGGGGACGCGGCCGGTGGAACTCACGCGCTGC from Streptomyces davaonensis JCM 4913 encodes the following:
- a CDS encoding lantibiotic dehydratase, coding for MAHGLPLTYQWQPGMLLRASTASRPIPVPDIDLHGEDTAIRGRQWLEEVWHAPMPTALSAASPALCQRVTEILNGTVTDGRRIRRAVRSVAAYLLRWNHRPTPFGVFAGVAPAEPAQAAHILWGEGYRTVLRPDSDWLTDVITRLESHPALLARLTVMANNTGRSRGNRHVVEGMPTDAHTSGYAPIELSVRLTRPVATVLEVARAPIPYDRLVHQLARQFPTARPEQLTGLIFDLLSKNILISSLWPPMTSVDTLAHLCDELEKADASSIPDLAESTSQLASIRADVNQPGTATPWTPSDKLTQSMQRVSSTGRVPLQVDAALACTAYIPEALLAEAAEAAQVMHQLSPHPYGYPQWRDYHQRFLDRYGNEALVPVLDLVADSGLGLPAGFLGSERARPPYQVTDRDEKILRLLQGAMLDGSRELVLTRATIANLTADYAEPLLPLPRAEIAVEIHAPTLDAVQCGDYRLLVTGAPRPGSSMFGRFAHLLPPSAQTALTDSYATAGPGAVAAQLSFTPRRRRNENIARTMQVLPFTIPLGQHHEPGPGVIPLDDLAVTADTRRFYLVRSSTGQHIEPRVTHALEASVHTPPLARFLTEITTARSAAYRQFTFGVAATLPYLPRVRYKRTILAPARWLLSAEELPGRAAPMADWDKALARWRERLCVPDHLALVEDGQQLPLDLDQHIHRALLRASVDRNRVVELRESTTAQDWAWIGRPHQLLIPLANSTPADPPRLPDASAAAPGAPSQSTVLYARLFAHPQRYDEILTSHLPDLLGQFAKAPSWWFRRHRGTAHPNSDQYLALYLILPGPDTFGPAAQLVTTWADSLASQRLASRVELATHLPQTGPYGDGPALDAAHRVFAADSAAGVAQIRAAGEDAATGQALTAASMFDLTMQFFGDADRAADWLTHTLPREGGPLSRDRIVLALALAEPDHGTVLNLPGGTDVVAAWQQRAAALTAYRQQLGPQRDPDSALRSLLHQHYVRALPVDPDHERATGRLARTCALRHRERQS